Proteins encoded together in one Bacteroidales bacterium window:
- a CDS encoding ABC transporter ATP-binding protein: MDNNVLLDVNHLTIGTLSPGETRVVKDISFRLLKGETLGIAGESGSGKSLTALSVLGLLPPPFRVLSGNIWFQATGNHRLDLCRLPEKDWRKIRGKQIGIVFQDPMTSLNPSLTCGFQIREALRACGNIPSEDLHGQCLRLLYETGIPEPERISISYPFQLSGGQRQRVMIAMAVAGNPQLLIADEPTTALDVSLQKAVIELLRNLCTSRNMSLIFISHDLRILKDIAPKIVIMHNGEIIEAGNTAHILQNPETEPSQILIRSIPPLDYRPHRLGLPEKTRHSPSFNTAHGNLAENITEQNAGNHILLEVKNLQAWYERDKFPWGKHIYPALQDVSFRLLKNETLGIIGESGSGKTTLARSILGLIPNVSGEIHFNGLPLHAKNRKMPANVRKKMQIIFQDPYSSLNPRHTVQMILEEPLLVHETLPREERTKKVKQMLDQVRLPETALPKYPHEFSGGQRQRIAIARALILNPDLVICDECVASLDVSIQAQILNLLSDLKDELGLSYLFISHDLAVVKYMAPRIIVLRNGIITDAGYTDALWKKPESDYLKNLIDSLSIV; encoded by the coding sequence ATGGATAACAATGTCCTTCTGGATGTGAACCATCTGACCATTGGAACTTTGTCTCCGGGTGAAACCAGGGTAGTAAAGGATATTTCTTTCCGGCTTCTTAAAGGGGAAACCCTGGGAATTGCAGGTGAATCAGGAAGCGGAAAATCGTTAACGGCCCTCTCTGTTCTTGGATTACTGCCTCCTCCTTTCCGGGTCCTCTCAGGCAACATCTGGTTCCAGGCAACCGGAAATCATCGTTTGGATCTATGCCGGCTTCCTGAAAAAGACTGGAGAAAAATCAGAGGAAAACAGATCGGTATTGTCTTTCAGGACCCCATGACATCCCTGAATCCTTCCCTGACCTGCGGATTTCAGATCAGAGAGGCATTGCGTGCCTGCGGAAATATTCCATCAGAGGATCTGCACGGGCAATGTCTTCGCCTTCTTTATGAAACCGGCATACCGGAACCTGAAAGAATCAGCATAAGTTATCCCTTCCAGCTTTCAGGCGGACAGCGGCAACGGGTTATGATTGCCATGGCTGTGGCAGGAAACCCTCAACTGCTCATTGCCGATGAACCAACCACCGCTCTCGACGTTTCCCTGCAGAAAGCCGTAATAGAACTTCTGAGAAATCTCTGCACCAGCCGGAACATGAGCCTGATCTTCATATCGCACGATCTGCGTATCCTCAAAGACATAGCTCCCAAAATCGTTATCATGCATAACGGCGAAATTATCGAAGCAGGCAATACTGCGCATATTTTGCAGAATCCAGAAACTGAACCTTCACAAATTCTTATCAGATCAATTCCTCCGCTTGATTATCGTCCTCACCGGCTTGGCCTGCCGGAAAAAACCAGACATTCTCCCTCCTTCAATACGGCACATGGTAATCTGGCAGAAAACATAACTGAGCAAAATGCCGGAAACCATATCCTTCTCGAAGTAAAAAATCTCCAAGCCTGGTATGAAAGGGACAAGTTTCCCTGGGGCAAACATATTTATCCCGCCCTGCAGGATGTTTCCTTCCGCCTGTTGAAAAACGAAACCCTCGGCATCATCGGAGAATCAGGTTCCGGAAAAACAACCCTCGCCCGAAGCATTCTCGGCCTGATACCCAATGTTTCCGGAGAAATACATTTTAACGGCCTGCCCCTTCATGCGAAAAACAGAAAAATGCCCGCCAATGTGAGGAAGAAAATGCAGATTATCTTTCAGGACCCTTACTCCTCGCTGAATCCAAGACATACTGTACAGATGATTCTGGAGGAACCTCTGTTGGTCCATGAAACCTTGCCAAGGGAGGAGCGCACGAAAAAAGTGAAACAAATGCTTGATCAGGTCAGACTGCCTGAAACAGCCCTCCCAAAATATCCGCATGAATTTTCCGGCGGTCAGCGGCAACGGATAGCTATTGCCCGTGCTCTTATCCTGAATCCCGACCTGGTTATATGTGACGAATGCGTGGCGTCCCTTGATGTATCCATTCAGGCACAAATCCTCAACCTGCTCAGCGATCTGAAAGATGAACTGGGCCTATCCTACCTCTTTATTTCGCATGATCTGGCCGTGGTAAAATATATGGCCCCGCGCATCATCGTTCTTCGTAACGGAATAATAACCGATGCCGGCTACACCGATGCCCTCTGGAAAAAACCCGAAAGTGACTACCTGAAAAACCTGATTGATTCGCTGTCAATCGTTTGA
- a CDS encoding penicillin-binding protein, whose protein sequence is MQADGQKQRLYLRIFWIAFATPFVFLALIFYLIIQGRLGFMPSFADLENPRSNLASEVISEDGQLLGKFYVENRSFINFDELTPVLEKALLATEDIRFYRHAGIDIRGLARVMVRTILLGEKTSGGGSTITQQLAKNLFPRDTADYHWAVARKWALVKSKFKEWVIAVRLERNYTKKEILVMYLNTVPFGHQSYGIKSAAKTYFNTSPDSLKVEQAALLIGLLKGQTKFSPILNPEKALFRRNIVLSQMNKYGFLTDHELDSLIALPIELHYNVQDHTEGYGTYFREYLRQIMSATEPKREAFRNPLSYSEDSARWASDPLYGWCNKHFKPNGEPYDLYRDGLKIYTTINFTMQKYAEEAVREHIGSYLQPAFWKEKKGRKNAPFAKELQSKEIESILTSSMVRSDRYRTMWRSGVSPDSIRKAFHTPVPMRVFSWDGERDTVMTPWDSIRYYKFFLHAGLLSVDPLTGYVKAYVGGVNFKHFKYDHVMVGRRQVGSTIKPFIYTLAMMEGLSPCQQVPNRPVSFVIGDTVWTPKNSGPSKYDGKMVTLKWGLANSVNYISAWLMKQYNPQAVVDIMRKMGVKSPIDPVPSLVLGTSDITLYEMVGAYGTYPNKGVYIKPLFVTRIEDKNGNVLSTFQPESVEAIPENIAYLMVQMLRGVVDHGTAVRLRFRYNFTNQIAGKTGTTQNHSDGWFCGFTPNLVTGVWVGGEERSIHFDEISMGQGANMALPIWAIYMKKILENKSLGVYDADFEAPAGFHVSIDCGEKYVPPAEGEDSFE, encoded by the coding sequence ATGCAAGCTGACGGGCAAAAGCAGAGACTTTATCTTCGTATTTTCTGGATTGCGTTTGCTACTCCTTTTGTTTTCCTGGCATTGATCTTTTATCTGATCATCCAGGGCCGGCTGGGCTTTATGCCTTCATTTGCCGATCTTGAGAATCCGCGCAGCAATCTGGCTTCGGAAGTTATCAGCGAGGATGGTCAGTTGCTGGGCAAGTTTTACGTTGAGAACAGGAGTTTTATCAATTTTGATGAGCTGACGCCCGTTCTCGAAAAAGCGTTGCTTGCTACGGAGGACATACGTTTTTACCGCCATGCCGGAATTGATATCAGAGGTTTGGCGCGGGTGATGGTGAGGACGATTCTTCTGGGAGAGAAGACTTCTGGCGGGGGCAGCACGATTACCCAGCAGCTGGCCAAAAACCTGTTTCCGCGCGATACGGCTGATTATCATTGGGCTGTAGCCCGTAAATGGGCTCTGGTGAAATCCAAATTCAAGGAATGGGTCATAGCTGTAAGGCTGGAGAGGAACTATACCAAGAAGGAAATACTGGTCATGTACTTAAACACTGTTCCTTTCGGGCACCAGTCGTACGGAATCAAATCAGCGGCCAAAACCTATTTTAATACAAGTCCTGATTCGTTGAAGGTGGAACAGGCGGCTCTTCTGATAGGCCTTCTGAAGGGACAGACCAAATTCAGTCCGATTCTCAATCCGGAAAAGGCGTTATTCAGAAGGAATATTGTTCTTTCCCAGATGAACAAATACGGTTTTCTTACTGATCATGAACTGGATTCTCTTATTGCCCTCCCGATAGAGTTGCATTATAATGTTCAGGATCATACAGAGGGATATGGAACGTATTTCAGGGAGTATCTGCGGCAGATCATGAGTGCGACGGAACCCAAAAGGGAGGCATTCCGGAATCCTCTCAGCTATTCTGAAGACTCTGCCAGATGGGCTTCCGATCCGTTGTATGGATGGTGCAATAAACATTTTAAGCCGAACGGAGAACCGTACGATTTGTACCGGGATGGGCTGAAGATTTATACGACCATTAACTTTACCATGCAAAAGTATGCTGAAGAAGCTGTCAGGGAGCATATCGGAAGCTATCTTCAGCCGGCATTCTGGAAAGAAAAAAAGGGACGGAAGAATGCTCCTTTTGCGAAGGAACTGCAGTCAAAGGAAATTGAAAGTATTCTTACCAGTTCGATGGTTCGTTCTGACCGCTACCGTACAATGTGGAGAAGCGGGGTTTCACCTGATTCGATCCGGAAGGCTTTTCATACTCCTGTTCCTATGAGGGTTTTTTCGTGGGATGGAGAACGGGACACTGTGATGACCCCCTGGGACTCCATACGCTACTATAAGTTTTTTCTTCATGCGGGCCTTTTGTCGGTTGATCCTTTGACCGGATATGTAAAGGCATATGTAGGAGGGGTAAACTTCAAGCATTTTAAGTATGATCATGTGATGGTAGGGAGGAGGCAGGTGGGATCGACCATCAAGCCTTTTATATATACCCTGGCCATGATGGAAGGGCTTTCACCCTGCCAGCAGGTTCCCAACCGGCCGGTTTCCTTTGTGATTGGAGATACCGTTTGGACACCAAAAAACTCAGGACCTTCGAAGTATGACGGTAAGATGGTTACCCTGAAATGGGGCCTGGCCAATTCGGTCAATTATATTTCGGCCTGGCTGATGAAGCAGTATAATCCGCAGGCGGTGGTGGATATTATGCGAAAAATGGGTGTCAAAAGTCCTATAGACCCGGTTCCCTCTCTGGTGCTGGGAACCTCCGATATCACCCTGTATGAAATGGTTGGAGCTTACGGAACTTATCCCAACAAAGGAGTATATATCAAACCCCTTTTTGTAACCAGGATTGAAGATAAAAACGGCAATGTTCTGTCAACCTTTCAGCCCGAATCCGTAGAGGCGATTCCGGAAAACATAGCCTATCTTATGGTGCAGATGCTCAGGGGAGTTGTTGATCACGGCACGGCTGTCAGGTTACGATTCCGTTATAATTTTACCAATCAGATTGCAGGAAAAACGGGAACCACCCAGAACCATTCCGATGGCTGGTTCTGCGGGTTCACTCCTAATCTTGTAACGGGAGTATGGGTAGGGGGCGAGGAACGTTCCATTCACTTTGATGAAATCAGTATGGGCCAGGGGGCCAACATGGCGCTTCCCATCTGGGCAATTTATATGAAAAAGATTCTTGAAAACAAGAGTCTTGGTGTTTATGACGCTGATTTTGAGGCTCCTGCAGGCTTTCATGTCTCGATAGACTGTGGAGAGAAGTATGTGCCTCCGGCGGAAGGGGAAGATAGTTTTGAGTAA